Proteins from a genomic interval of Onychostoma macrolepis isolate SWU-2019 chromosome 17, ASM1243209v1, whole genome shotgun sequence:
- the nkx2.2a gene encoding homeobox protein Nkx-2.2a, which translates to MPQNMSLTNTKTGFSVKDILDLPDTNDEEGSITGTEEDTEGSEATKTPGVLVQSPLENVQNLPLKNPFYDNSDNPYTRWLATTDSIQYSLHGLSANSQDSSAKSPEPSADESPDNDKETSSNGSDSGKKRKRRVLFSKAQTYELERRFRQQRYLSAPEREHLASLIRLTPTQVKIWFQNHRYKMKRARAEKGMEVTHLPSPRRVAVPVLVRDGKPCHTLKAQDLAATFQAGIPFSAYSAQSLQHMQYNAHYSAATTPQFPHHLVQTQQWTW; encoded by the exons ATGCCCCAGAACATGTCGTTGACCAACACAAAGACGGGCTTTTCAGTAAAGGACATTTTGGACCTCCCTGATACTAACGATGAAGAAGGATCTATCACCGGGACTGAGGAAGATACGGAGGGTTCTGAGGCGACTAAAACGCCTGGAGTGCTAGTGCAAAGTCCTTTAGAGAATGTTCAAAACCTGCCTTTAAAGAATCCGTTTTATGATAATAGCGACAATCCTTATACCAGATGGCTCGCAACTACGGACAGCATCCAGTACTCAT TACACGGCCTATCCGCAAACTCTCAAGACTCGTCTGCAAAATCTCCGGAACCTTCAGCGGACGAGTCGCCGGACAACGACAAGGAAACTTCGAGCAACGGCAGCGACTCCGGTAAGAAGCGCAAAAGGAGGGTGCTCTTTTCCAAGGCACAAACTTACGAACTCGAGCGCCGGTTTAGGCAACAGAGGTATCTGTCAGCCCCGGAGAGGGAGCATCTCGCCAGTTTGATCCGCCTGACTCCAACCCAAGTGAAAATCTGGTTCCAGAACCATCGATACAAAATGAAGAGAGCCAGGGCGGAGAAAGGTATGGAAGTGACCCATCTCCCTTCTCCTAGGCGGGTGGCCGTGCCTGTGTTAGTCAGAGATGGCAAGCCCTGCCATACGCTAAAAGCTCAGGACTTGGCAGCTACTTTTCAGGCTGGAATTCCGTTCTCCGCGTATAGCGCCCAGTCTCTCCAGCACATGCAATATAACGCGCATTACAGCGCCGCCACCACACCACAGTTCCCACATCACTTGGTGCAAACGCAACAGTGGACTTGGTGA